One segment of Solanum lycopersicum chromosome 1, SLM_r2.1 DNA contains the following:
- the LOC138343833 gene encoding uncharacterized protein — translation MILQQQYREKDFQKYSELISCLFVAEQHNALLMKNHEARPTGAAPLPEANVVEARDQSEVKRDDHQGYNNARGRGKDKRRYTNRQGGGHNKRENNMSSQNNPSKSNCHRCGMKGHWKNECRTHEHFVRLYQNSFKKKGNKSGASSSNARAESHMTLKDDDKSGTSQKYDKDVEANLALNDNVFDGLGDITHMEVDGFFGDRN, via the coding sequence ATGATATTGCAGCAGCAATATCGTGAAAAGGATTTTCAGAAATATTCTGAACTAATCTCATGTCTTTTTGTGGCTGAGCAACATAATgctcttttaatgaaaaatcatgaagctCGTCCCACTGGAGCTGCTCCATTACCGGAGGCAAATGTGGTGGAAGCACGTGATCAATCTGAAGTAAAAAGAGATGATCATCAGGGATATAATAATGCACGGGGACGTGGCAAAGATAAAAGACGATACACTAATCGTCAAGGTGGTGGTCATAATAAAAGGGAGAACAACATGAGTTCTCAAAATAACCCCTCAAAAAGTAATTGTCATCGTTGTGGCATGAAAGGCCATTGGAAGAATGAATGTCGCACACATGAACATTTTGTAAGGCTCTATCAAAATTCctttaaaaagaaaggaaataaaagtggTGCTTCCTCTTCCAATGCTCGAGCTGAGTCACATATGACTCTTAAAGATGATGATAAGTCGGGAACATCTCAGAAATATGATAAAGATGTTGAAGCAAATTTGGCTTTAAATGATAATGTTTTTGATGGTCTTGGTGACATTACTCATATGGAAGTTGATGGCTTCTTTGGAGATCGAAACTAA